In Centroberyx gerrardi isolate f3 chromosome 11, fCenGer3.hap1.cur.20231027, whole genome shotgun sequence, the following are encoded in one genomic region:
- the LOC139931811 gene encoding terminal nucleotidyltransferase 5C-like yields the protein MMELQTEKRFHNLTLEQIQALDKVLTEVIPIHGRGNFPTLEVRAKDIIHMVKDRLVERDIQVKDIRLNGSTASHVMVRDNDMGYRDLDIIFGVELPRQEDFQVIKEVVLGSLRDLLPCGVNRRKITCLTMKEAYVQKMVKVFNEHDRWSLISLSNNRAKTVGLRFVSSLRRQFEFSVDSFQIILDRMLESYWETERKQGGKLTLNRKPAITVEAECMYGDFEQAMDHLRLRLIATHNPEEIRGGGLLKYSDLLVRNFRPASETEIKSLERYMCSRFFIDFPDVGEQQRKIEAYLQCHFIGSEETSKYDYLMTLRRVIDESTVCLMGHERRQTLNMITVLALRVLGEQNAIPNTANVTCFYQPAPYMTDPIFSSYFIAQAQPPLVYHPYPLHVHMQTGLV from the exons ATGATGGAGCTGCAAACGGAAAAAAGGTTCCACAACTTGACCCTCGAACAAATCCAGGCTCTGGACAAGGTCTTGACTGAGGTAATCCCCATCCATGGGAGAGGAAACTTCCCCACACTGGAGGTGAGGGCAAAAGACATCATTCATATGGTGAAGGATCGGCTGGTTGAAAGAGACATCCAGGTTAAGGACATCCGCCTTAATGGCTCCACCGCTAGCCATGTGATGGTGAGGGATAATGACATGGGCTACAGAGACTTGGACATCATTTTCGGAGTGGAGCTGCCCAGGCAGGAGGATTTCCAGGTGATTAAGGAGGTGGTGCTGGGCAGCCTGCGAGACCTCCTCCCCTGCGGAGTTAACAGACGGAAAATCACCTGCCTGACTATGAAGGAGGCCTATGTCCAAAAGATGGTGAAGGTTTTCAATGAGCATGACAGATGGAGCCTTATCTCGCTGTCTAACAACAGAGCGAAAACCGTGGGGCTCAGATTTGTTAGTTCCCTCCGAAGACAGTTTGAGTTCAGCGTGGACTCCTTCCAGATAATACTGGACCGCATGCTGGAGTCGTACTGGGAGAccgagaggaaacaaggaggaaAGTTGACATTGAACA GGAAGCCCGCCATCACCGTCGAAGCGGAGTGCATGTACGGGGACTTCGAGCAGGCGATGGACcacctccgcctccgcctcaTCGCCACCCACAACCCCGAGGAGATCCGAGGAGGCGGCCTGCTGAAGTACAGCGACCTGCTGGTGAGGAACTTCAGGCCGGCCAGCGAGACGGAGATCAAGTCCTTGGAGCGCTACATGTGCTCCCGCTTCTTCATCGACTTTCCCGACGTGGGCGAGCAGCAGCGTAAGATCGAGGCCTACCTGCAGTGCCACTTCATCGGCAGCGAGGAGACGAGCAAGTACGACTACCTGATGACCCTGCGGCGCGTGATAGACGAGAGCACGGTGTGCCTGATGGGACACGAGAGGAGGCAGACGCTCAATATGATCACGGTCCTGGCTCTGAGGGTGCTGGGCGAGCAGAACGCCATCCCCAACACTGCCAACGTCACCTGCTTCTACCAGCCGGCGCCCTACATGACGGACCCCATCTTCAGCAGCTACTTCATCGCCCAGGCCCAGCCGCCGCTCGTCTACCACCCCTACCCTCTGCACGTGCACATGCAGACTGGCCTAGTGTAG
- the LOC139931795 gene encoding charged multivesicular body protein 1b translates to MPSMEKNLFNLKFAAKELQRNSKKCDKEEKVEKAKVKKAIQKGNMEVARIHAENAIRQKNQSVNFLRMSARVDAVAARVQTAVTMNKVTKSMAGVVKGMDSTLKSMNLEKISALMDKFEHQFETLDVQTAQMEDTMSSTTTLTTPQNQVESLMHEMADEAGLDLNMELPQGQTGSVGTSVASAEQDELSQRLAKLRDQM, encoded by the exons ATGCCAAGTATGGAGA AGAATCTCTTCAATTTAAAGTTTGCTGCCAAAGAACTTCAAAGAAACTCCAAAAAATGCGACAAAGAGGAAAAAGTAGAGAAGGCTAAAGTGAAGAAA GCTATCCAGAAGGGGAATATGGAAGTGGCGAGGATCCACGCAGAAAATGCCATCCGACAGAAGAACCAGTCGGTCAACTTCCTGAGGATGAGCGCTCGTGTCGACGCCGTGGCAGCAAGGGTCCAGACTGCAGTTACAATGAACAAG GTCACAAAATCTATGGCTGGAGTGGTGAAAGGCATGGATTCCACACTGAAGAGTATGAATCTGGAAAAG ATTTCAGCTCTAATGGACAAATTTGAGCATCAGTTTGAAACTCTGGATGTGCAGACGGCCCAGATGGAGGACACCATGAGCAGCACAACAACACTTACAACACCACAG AATCAAGTGGAGTCACTGATGCATGAAATGGCTGATGAAGCAGG GTTGGACCTGAACATGGAGCTCCCCCAGGGACAGACGGGATCAGTGGGCACCAGTGTCGCCTCTGCAGAACAG GACGAACTGTCTCAAAGGCTCGCCAAACTCAGAGACCAAATGTAA